The Methanoplanus sp. FWC-SCC4 genome has a window encoding:
- a CDS encoding ketopantoate reductase family protein, whose product MTKCKVLIIGAGAVGLSIAAKISENADVSVVCRKRHSDSIAKNGLLMDGIWGEKTVCNINCITEKNPAKNDDYDFIFLTSKSTDTEKLCDEYKGLMSGKPVVSIQNGIGNEEIISGFTDIVLGATITTNFQATGDGRVNVNSESGSMKIGFFPDDSLINYNANEILDNIIEILTKSGIPVEKSSNIKSAIWEKSLLNIAVNPLTAILSVNTGELLDENLKEIVSEIIYEAFEVIKAEKISVKWNDAEDYLSYLFEYLLPAFYTSYTSMYQDLKLNRMTEIDFINGAIVKRGKDHGIITPYNSFVSGLVRYKQKKS is encoded by the coding sequence ATGACTAAATGCAAAGTCCTGATTATTGGTGCAGGTGCGGTCGGGCTCTCCATTGCTGCAAAAATCTCTGAGAATGCAGATGTTTCAGTTGTATGCAGAAAACGACATAGTGATTCAATAGCCAAAAACGGATTGCTAATGGATGGAATCTGGGGGGAGAAAACAGTCTGTAACATTAATTGTATAACTGAAAAAAATCCTGCCAAAAACGATGATTATGATTTTATTTTTCTTACTTCAAAAAGCACTGATACTGAAAAATTGTGCGATGAATATAAGGGGCTGATGTCCGGCAAACCTGTTGTAAGTATTCAAAATGGCATTGGAAATGAGGAGATAATTTCCGGTTTTACCGACATTGTGCTTGGTGCTACAATCACTACAAATTTTCAGGCCACAGGGGATGGCCGGGTAAATGTGAATAGTGAAAGCGGTTCTATGAAAATTGGTTTCTTCCCTGATGATTCTCTGATAAACTATAATGCAAATGAAATTCTGGATAATATTATTGAGATTTTAACAAAGTCCGGAATACCTGTTGAAAAATCCTCTAACATCAAATCGGCAATCTGGGAGAAATCTCTGCTTAATATTGCAGTGAATCCCCTTACGGCAATATTATCAGTAAATACCGGAGAGTTGCTGGACGAAAATCTGAAGGAAATTGTCAGTGAAATAATTTATGAGGCTTTTGAAGTTATAAAAGCGGAAAAAATTTCTGTAAAATGGAATGATGCAGAAGATTATCTTTCATACCTTTTTGAATATCTGCTGCCTGCATTTTATACCAGTTATACATCAATGTATCAGGATTTAAAATTAAACAGGATGACTGAGATTGACTTTATTAACGGTGCAATTGTAAAGAGAGGCAAAGATCACGGAATTATAACGCCTTATAATTCATTTGTTTCAGGTCTTGTCAGATATAAACAGAAAAAATCATGA
- a CDS encoding DUF7123 family protein yields the protein MSTKEDMQTEYTSTQNRIVYYLKSGIEMGKHYFKSKYIAKDLGLSSKEVGTNLAILADICEELEISRWSYSNSTTWRVSPRAV from the coding sequence ATGAGCACGAAAGAGGATATGCAGACAGAATACACATCTACTCAAAACAGAATAGTTTACTATTTGAAATCAGGCATTGAAATGGGGAAGCATTACTTTAAGTCAAAGTATATTGCTAAGGATCTTGGGCTTTCATCAAAAGAAGTTGGGACAAATCTTGCAATTCTTGCTGATATCTGTGAGGAACTTGAAATTTCCCGCTGGAGTTATTCGAACAGTACTACCTGGAGAGTTTCTCCAAGAGCAGTATGA
- a CDS encoding potassium channel family protein gives MTELEYQPMSFKDVLIEMKDIAELMVDLAYSAILFENKEIAREVLNLEEIMNKLVYQARIQSILSARRVDEAESMSGMLQVAESTEKISNSASEIATIILKNVKFPAKLKQALPEAEEVTVRVKVQENSLIDGKTLGEQKLQSTTGMRIIAIRRGVSWTYDPDRDSRIIDGDILLAKGMESGVSLLYDITGNVLNISDEESSEAVVSDLDRAVSLIIEMKDLSELGVGLAYTSLLFDSREVADEVRSLDSRMDDMRYKLDLWILEAAKRISNVEYLRGLLYMSSFAENISNAASSIVDVILRDIEIPPVFKRIVRESDEIITKVNVEEGSSLVGKTLKDASLGTVTGMVVLAINSKGRWKYRPGKNDLINANDVIIAKGRRDGECRLYDLSKTRKGYKKNTIIGSE, from the coding sequence ATGACCGAACTTGAATATCAGCCTATGAGTTTCAAAGATGTCCTGATTGAGATGAAGGATATCGCAGAACTCATGGTTGATCTGGCCTATTCTGCAATTCTTTTTGAAAATAAAGAGATTGCACGTGAAGTTTTGAATCTTGAAGAAATTATGAATAAACTCGTTTATCAGGCACGCATACAGAGTATACTTAGTGCAAGGCGTGTTGATGAAGCAGAGTCTATGAGTGGTATGCTTCAGGTTGCAGAATCTACAGAAAAAATTTCCAATTCGGCATCAGAAATAGCAACAATCATACTCAAAAATGTTAAGTTCCCTGCAAAACTCAAACAGGCTCTTCCTGAAGCGGAAGAAGTAACTGTAAGGGTAAAAGTTCAGGAAAATTCTTTAATTGATGGGAAAACACTTGGTGAGCAGAAACTTCAGAGTACTACCGGAATGCGCATTATTGCCATTCGCAGGGGCGTCTCATGGACATATGATCCTGACAGGGATTCCAGAATTATTGACGGAGATATTTTGCTTGCAAAAGGTATGGAGTCAGGCGTATCCTTATTATATGATATTACAGGAAATGTTTTGAATATATCTGATGAAGAATCAAGTGAGGCTGTTGTTTCTGATTTGGACAGAGCTGTTTCACTCATTATTGAAATGAAGGATTTAAGTGAACTTGGAGTAGGACTTGCATATACTTCTCTTTTATTTGACAGCAGGGAAGTTGCAGACGAAGTAAGATCACTTGATTCCAGAATGGATGATATGAGGTATAAACTGGATCTGTGGATTTTGGAAGCTGCTAAAAGGATATCAAATGTGGAATATCTGAGAGGACTTTTGTACATGTCTTCTTTTGCTGAAAATATCAGCAATGCAGCATCTTCAATAGTTGATGTTATATTACGGGATATTGAGATTCCCCCTGTCTTTAAAAGAATCGTACGTGAGTCTGATGAAATTATTACCAAAGTAAATGTAGAGGAAGGTTCCTCTCTTGTTGGAAAAACTCTGAAAGATGCTTCCCTTGGTACTGTTACCGGCATGGTTGTTCTTGCAATAAACAGTAAAGGGCGATGGAAGTATCGTCCCGGCAAGAATGATTTGATCAATGCAAATGATGTCATTATTGCAAAGGGAAGGCGTGACGGAGAATGCAGATTGTATGATCTTTCCAAAACAAGAAAAGGATATAAGAAAAATACCATAATCGGAAGTGAATAA
- a CDS encoding DHH family phosphoesterase, whose translation MGSKKIVYRLGSGCELEDIVVGNIYEVRVQGFAKFGSFVYLNNHIKGLIHVSNVKTDHKEGEILYVNVRNIRDNGNIDLEEISIEGDIEIKTVSCKKSGTRLSDLKNKVGRNVTVEAEIAQIKQTSGPTIFTLVDETGTESAAAFIEAGKRSYPEIELGDIVSLSGEVMMRNGQLQIEVSHMMALFGEEKEDVKKRIEKALDERARPEDIPFMIESEVLENLKPEMQKVAYLIRKAIFTNQPIILRHHADADGIVAAVSVEKAIISLIREEGGDMDTESHLFKRAPSKAPFYEIEDITRDLDFALKDNVKFGQKLPMILMMDNGSTEEDEPSYRMAKVYGLSIVVVDHHHPDESTDAYLDAHVNPYHVGGDFGVTAGMLGAELARMIYPAVEEHIRHFPAVAAVGDRSEAPERERYLALVADSYTEDDCKDIALALDYEQFWLRFNDGREIVKDILNIKDNYTIHKNLVSLLVKEANLAIKEQMDTSLPHVKDSVLENGSHLFTIDVEIFAHRFTFPPPGKTSGEIHDLLCRKNEGKPVVTLGIGPDFVVIRSRGVLMNIPQMVRELREEIKGGGVNGGGHLVVGSIKFVEGMRNIVVERLIKKIGEFPVE comes from the coding sequence ATGGGTAGTAAAAAAATTGTATATCGTCTTGGTTCAGGTTGTGAACTTGAAGACATAGTTGTTGGAAATATATATGAAGTTCGCGTGCAGGGATTTGCCAAGTTTGGATCTTTTGTATATCTGAATAATCACATAAAAGGCCTGATTCACGTAAGCAATGTTAAAACGGATCATAAGGAAGGAGAAATTCTTTACGTCAATGTAAGAAATATTCGTGACAACGGAAATATTGATCTTGAAGAGATTAGTATTGAGGGAGATATTGAGATAAAAACAGTTTCCTGCAAGAAATCAGGTACACGTCTTTCTGACCTCAAAAACAAAGTTGGCCGGAATGTAACTGTTGAAGCTGAAATTGCACAAATTAAGCAAACCTCCGGACCGACAATCTTTACTCTTGTGGATGAAACCGGTACTGAGAGTGCTGCAGCATTCATTGAGGCCGGTAAGAGATCTTATCCTGAGATCGAACTTGGCGATATCGTTTCATTATCAGGCGAAGTAATGATGAGAAACGGCCAGCTTCAGATTGAAGTCAGTCATATGATGGCTCTTTTTGGTGAAGAAAAAGAGGATGTCAAAAAAAGGATTGAAAAGGCACTTGATGAGAGAGCCCGTCCTGAAGATATTCCTTTCATGATTGAGAGTGAAGTTCTCGAAAATCTTAAACCGGAGATGCAAAAAGTTGCTTATCTTATCAGAAAAGCCATTTTTACAAACCAGCCGATAATTCTCAGACACCATGCCGATGCAGACGGAATTGTTGCTGCCGTATCCGTAGAAAAAGCGATCATTTCCCTAATTCGTGAAGAAGGCGGTGATATGGATACTGAAAGCCATCTCTTTAAAAGGGCTCCTTCGAAAGCACCATTTTATGAAATTGAAGACATTACAAGAGATCTTGATTTTGCATTAAAGGACAATGTAAAGTTTGGCCAGAAACTGCCGATGATTCTCATGATGGATAATGGTTCAACAGAGGAAGACGAACCATCGTACAGAATGGCAAAAGTTTACGGACTCTCAATAGTTGTTGTTGATCACCACCATCCTGATGAATCGACAGATGCATACCTGGATGCACATGTAAATCCGTATCATGTCGGAGGCGACTTTGGTGTAACTGCAGGTATGCTTGGAGCTGAACTTGCACGTATGATTTATCCGGCAGTAGAAGAGCATATCAGACATTTCCCTGCTGTAGCTGCCGTCGGTGACAGAAGTGAGGCTCCTGAGAGAGAGAGATATCTTGCACTTGTAGCTGATTCCTACACTGAGGATGACTGCAAGGATATTGCACTTGCTCTTGATTATGAACAGTTCTGGCTTAGATTTAATGATGGAAGGGAAATCGTAAAGGATATTCTCAACATTAAAGATAATTACACAATCCATAAAAATCTGGTTTCATTGCTTGTAAAAGAGGCAAACCTGGCAATAAAAGAGCAGATGGATACATCACTGCCACATGTAAAGGACAGTGTTCTTGAAAACGGCTCCCACCTGTTTACCATTGATGTTGAAATATTTGCACATCGTTTCACATTCCCACCACCAGGAAAGACATCCGGCGAAATACATGATCTTTTATGCCGCAAGAATGAAGGTAAACCTGTTGTTACACTTGGTATAGGTCCTGATTTTGTTGTTATCAGGTCAAGAGGAGTTCTTATGAATATTCCTCAGATGGTTCGTGAACTTCGTGAAGAAATCAAAGGCGGCGGTGTAAATGGCGGCGGACACCTTGTCGTAGGATCGATTAAATTTGTTGAAGGTATGAGGAATATCGTTGTTGAAAGACTTATTAAAAAAATAGGGGAATTCCCTGTAGAATAG